One genomic window of Candidatus Nitrospira inopinata includes the following:
- the rplE gene encoding 50S ribosomal protein L5, whose product MAKVQKIATGKKAEKKSSSKESPSPAQFDQGGDESKFRPRLLDVYQEKVVPALMKEFNYKNIMQVPRLERVVLNVGMGEALQNVKLLESAVAELGAITGQKPVVTRAKKAIAGFKLRQGLPIGAKVTLRSRRMYEFFDRLVTLALPRIRDFRGVSSKSFDGRGNYTFGLKEQLIFPEIKYDDVASIHGMDITIVTTAKTNDEGKALLKHLGMPFRA is encoded by the coding sequence ATGGCAAAGGTGCAAAAAATCGCGACAGGGAAGAAGGCCGAGAAAAAGTCCTCTTCCAAAGAAAGTCCGTCGCCGGCACAGTTTGATCAGGGCGGTGATGAATCGAAGTTCAGGCCACGCCTTCTCGACGTCTATCAGGAAAAAGTCGTACCGGCCTTGATGAAGGAGTTCAACTACAAGAACATCATGCAGGTGCCCCGACTTGAACGTGTGGTCTTGAACGTCGGGATGGGAGAGGCGCTTCAGAACGTCAAGCTTCTGGAAAGTGCCGTTGCGGAGCTGGGAGCCATTACGGGTCAGAAACCGGTCGTGACTCGGGCGAAGAAAGCCATAGCCGGCTTCAAATTGCGGCAAGGATTACCGATCGGCGCCAAGGTGACGCTCCGGAGTCGGCGCATGTATGAATTTTTCGACAGACTGGTGACCTTGGCGTTGCCCAGAATTCGGGATTTCCGCGGCGTCTCCTCGAAATCCTTCGATGGTCGGGGGAATTACACGTTTGGTTTGAAGGAACAGCTCATTTTCCCGGAAATTAAATACGACGACGTTGCCTCGATTCATGGGATGGACATTACGATCGTGACGACGGCCAAAACCAATGACGAGGGCAAGGCGCTGCTGAAACATCTTGGCATGCCATTTCGTGCCTGA
- a CDS encoding type Z 30S ribosomal protein S14 — translation MARLALRNKAAAKPKFPCRQYHRCGVCGRVRGYLRRFQMCRICFRFLSLRGEIPGVRKSSW, via the coding sequence GTGGCGCGACTAGCACTGCGAAATAAAGCGGCCGCCAAGCCGAAGTTCCCCTGCCGCCAATATCATCGCTGCGGCGTGTGCGGACGGGTGAGGGGATATTTGCGACGATTTCAGATGTGTCGAATCTGTTTTCGATTTTTGAGTCTTCGCGGAGAGATTCCCGGAGTTCGGAAGTCAAGTTGGTAA
- the rpsH gene encoding 30S ribosomal protein S8, which produces MLTDPISDLLVRLRNGAQRGHETVVIPASKLKRAILEILKREGYIDAVEVSAKDGHPVFHVKLRYIGEGRPMITGLERISKPGRRVYVGGKDIPRVKNGLGLSILSTSKGVMTDQESRKNGVGGEVLCAVW; this is translated from the coding sequence ATGCTGACGGATCCTATTAGCGATCTTCTCGTTCGATTGCGAAACGGCGCGCAACGAGGCCATGAAACGGTTGTGATTCCCGCCTCTAAGTTGAAGCGAGCGATCTTAGAGATCTTGAAGCGGGAGGGATACATCGATGCGGTCGAGGTGAGCGCAAAAGACGGTCATCCGGTTTTTCACGTCAAGCTGCGGTATATCGGGGAAGGCCGTCCTATGATTACGGGCCTTGAACGGATCAGCAAACCGGGCCGTCGCGTCTATGTGGGAGGCAAAGATATCCCAAGAGTCAAAAATGGGCTCGGGCTCTCAATTCTTTCGACGTCAAAGGGCGTCATGACCGATCAAGAATCAAGAAAGAACGGAGTGGGTGGAGAAGTTTTGTGCGCGGTGTGGTGA
- the rplF gene encoding 50S ribosomal protein L6 yields MSRVGRKPIAIPSGVEVKVAGSNVSVKGPLGKLDWSLAPGVAVTVDDGKVQVSRAGEDRKLRALHGLVRAELNNMIHGVTKGYERSLEITGVGYKTQLQGRTMSFNVGYINPVLYDVPAGIDVKVEKQTLITVKGIDKRLVGQVAANLRAIKPPDVYKQKGIRYAGERLRKKEGKTGK; encoded by the coding sequence ATGTCACGAGTAGGGAGGAAGCCGATCGCGATTCCCAGCGGAGTGGAGGTCAAGGTGGCCGGGTCCAACGTTTCCGTAAAGGGTCCCCTGGGCAAATTGGATTGGTCCCTCGCTCCCGGAGTCGCAGTGACTGTGGATGATGGCAAGGTTCAGGTAAGCAGGGCCGGCGAGGATAGAAAATTGCGGGCTTTGCACGGCCTGGTCCGAGCCGAACTGAATAACATGATCCACGGTGTGACGAAAGGGTACGAGCGATCGCTGGAGATCACCGGGGTCGGGTACAAAACGCAATTGCAGGGACGGACCATGAGCTTCAACGTCGGCTATATCAATCCCGTTCTGTACGACGTCCCGGCGGGAATCGATGTCAAGGTTGAAAAACAAACCCTCATTACGGTGAAGGGAATTGATAAGAGATTGGTCGGTCAGGTGGCCGCCAATCTCCGGGCGATCAAGCCCCCCGATGTGTACAAGCAAAAGGGCATTCGATATGCCGGCGAGCGATTGCGAAAGAAAGAAGGCAAGACCGGGAAGTAG
- the rplR gene encoding 50S ribosomal protein L18, translating to MSRAGKVQQLERRRRRVRNAIFGTPERPRLNVFRSNTHIYAQIINDLEGKTLAAASSLDKSLKTALKSTGNIEAAKAVGKLVAERAKAANVTAVVFDRGGRMYHGRIKALADAAREGGLQF from the coding sequence ATGAGTAGAGCGGGAAAAGTTCAGCAGCTTGAGCGGCGTCGGCGTCGAGTCCGAAACGCGATTTTTGGAACTCCGGAGAGGCCGCGGCTTAACGTGTTTCGGAGCAACACGCACATCTATGCTCAGATTATCAACGATCTTGAAGGAAAAACCCTGGCGGCGGCGTCCTCTTTGGATAAATCCTTGAAAACGGCGCTCAAATCGACCGGCAACATTGAGGCCGCCAAAGCCGTGGGAAAGTTGGTGGCGGAGCGAGCCAAAGCCGCCAATGTGACCGCTGTCGTATTCGACCGCGGCGGGCGGATGTATCACGGTAGAATCAAGGCCCTTGCCGATGCCGCTCGCGAAGGCGGGCTCCAATTTTAG
- the rpsE gene encoding 30S ribosomal protein S5, which translates to MRVNPDELSLKDKVVFINRVAKVVKGGKRFNFCALVVVGDGHGWVGIGKGKAAEVPVAISKAVEQAKKHLVHVPLKGGSIPHEVHGLFGGEHVLLKPAVDGTGIIAGGAVRAVVELAGAHNVIAKTLGRGNPFNAVRATLNGLTQLRHPDEVLRLRRRTAEKQEERATV; encoded by the coding sequence GTGCGAGTCAATCCTGATGAATTGAGCTTGAAGGACAAGGTCGTCTTCATCAATCGTGTCGCCAAGGTGGTCAAGGGAGGGAAACGTTTCAATTTCTGTGCATTGGTCGTTGTCGGGGACGGCCATGGATGGGTCGGCATCGGGAAAGGAAAAGCCGCCGAAGTGCCCGTCGCCATTTCAAAAGCCGTTGAGCAGGCCAAAAAGCATCTGGTTCATGTTCCGCTCAAAGGCGGGTCGATTCCTCATGAGGTGCACGGTCTCTTTGGCGGGGAACATGTTTTGCTCAAGCCGGCGGTGGATGGAACGGGGATTATCGCCGGAGGGGCCGTTCGCGCGGTGGTTGAACTGGCGGGGGCTCATAATGTGATCGCAAAGACACTGGGCCGAGGGAATCCGTTCAACGCGGTTCGGGCGACGTTGAACGGCCTTACACAGTTAAGACATCCCGACGAGGTTCTTCGCTTGCGGCGGAGAACGGCCGAGAAACAGGAGGAAAGGGCCACGGTCTGA
- the rpmD gene encoding 50S ribosomal protein L30 → MGTEEATRTRSSNEQALRVTLRRSPIGTPDGHRRVLRGLGLRRIRQTVIHPDTPQVRGMIRKVWYLLEVGKP, encoded by the coding sequence ATGGGGACTGAAGAGGCGACGAGAACAAGAAGTTCCAACGAGCAGGCTCTCCGCGTGACATTGAGGCGGAGTCCCATCGGGACGCCTGACGGCCACCGCCGCGTGCTGCGCGGGCTTGGGCTTCGACGCATCAGGCAGACGGTCATCCATCCCGACACACCTCAGGTTCGGGGAATGATCAGGAAGGTCTGGTATCTGCTGGAGGTCGGGAAGCCATGA
- the rplO gene encoding 50S ribosomal protein L15, with amino-acid sequence MNLHDLKPGKGAKKRRKRIGRGPGSGHGKTSTKGHKGLLARSGGGKRPGFEGGQMPLIRRVPKFGFANPFRTEYAVVNVKSLEKVTSTETITPQTLVDAGLVKRKTLPIKILGHGELSKPFVVQAHKFSKSAEAKIQAAGGRVEVIGGV; translated from the coding sequence ATGAACCTGCATGATTTGAAGCCTGGGAAAGGCGCGAAAAAACGTCGGAAGCGCATCGGGCGCGGGCCTGGATCGGGGCACGGTAAAACGTCGACGAAGGGCCATAAGGGATTGTTGGCTCGATCGGGGGGGGGGAAGCGTCCGGGGTTTGAAGGCGGTCAGATGCCGTTGATACGGCGCGTGCCGAAATTTGGGTTTGCGAATCCGTTTCGAACCGAATACGCCGTCGTCAACGTGAAGAGTTTGGAGAAGGTGACGAGCACGGAGACGATTACTCCGCAGACCTTGGTTGACGCGGGTTTAGTGAAGCGAAAAACGCTCCCGATCAAGATCCTCGGTCACGGCGAGCTCAGCAAGCCGTTCGTCGTTCAAGCCCACAAGTTCAGCAAATCCGCCGAGGCGAAGATTCAGGCGGCTGGAGGGAGAGTCGAGGTCATCGGCGGTGTTTGA
- the secY gene encoding preprotein translocase subunit SecY produces MPTPGINGDALAEFLQKQGGSLLGFLDIFSGGSLSRLTIFALGIMPYISASIILQLLTVVVPHLSKLAKEGERGRKKIIQYTRFGTIGIALIQGFGIAIGLEQMNEGAFVLSGGWGFRLMTVITLTAGTAFLMWLGEQITERGVGNGISLIIFAGIVARLPAAVAQTFDLYQVGQLSLVLLIALAVLMIAVVAAIVFLESGRRKIPVQYAKRVIGRRVYGGQHTHIPLKINTAGVIPPIFASSIIAFPATIAGFFETPWVREIGTQLSPGSVIYTLMYVGLIVFFCFFYTAVVLNPVDMADNMKKYGGFIPGIRPGQRTSDYIYNVLTKITFVGAIYLAVVCVIPELLIYKLNVPFYFGGTSLLIVIGVGLDTAQQIESHMLMRNYEGFLGKGMAPLRGRSG; encoded by the coding sequence ATTCCGACGCCCGGGATCAACGGAGACGCCCTCGCCGAGTTTCTCCAGAAGCAAGGAGGGTCGCTCCTCGGGTTTTTGGACATCTTTTCCGGCGGATCCTTGTCCAGGTTGACGATCTTCGCCCTGGGCATCATGCCGTATATCAGCGCGTCGATCATCCTTCAGTTGTTGACCGTGGTGGTTCCCCATCTGTCTAAGTTGGCCAAGGAAGGGGAGCGAGGCCGGAAAAAGATCATCCAGTACACCCGATTCGGGACGATCGGTATCGCCCTCATCCAGGGGTTCGGGATTGCGATCGGGCTTGAGCAAATGAATGAGGGCGCATTTGTGCTCAGCGGGGGGTGGGGTTTTCGGTTGATGACCGTCATTACTCTGACCGCGGGCACGGCCTTTTTGATGTGGCTTGGCGAGCAGATCACCGAACGGGGAGTCGGGAACGGTATTTCGCTGATCATTTTTGCCGGCATCGTCGCACGACTGCCGGCGGCGGTCGCGCAAACGTTTGATCTCTATCAGGTCGGGCAGTTGAGTCTCGTGTTGCTCATCGCATTGGCCGTGTTGATGATCGCCGTGGTGGCCGCGATTGTGTTTTTGGAAAGCGGGCGTCGAAAAATCCCGGTGCAGTATGCCAAGCGCGTGATCGGTCGTCGGGTGTATGGAGGGCAGCACACCCATATTCCTTTGAAGATCAATACGGCCGGCGTGATTCCTCCGATTTTCGCTTCGTCGATCATCGCGTTTCCGGCCACGATCGCGGGATTTTTTGAGACGCCGTGGGTGAGGGAGATCGGAACGCAGTTGTCGCCGGGGTCGGTGATTTATACCCTGATGTACGTCGGGCTTATCGTGTTTTTTTGTTTCTTTTACACCGCTGTGGTGCTCAATCCGGTCGATATGGCCGATAACATGAAAAAATACGGAGGGTTCATTCCCGGTATTCGGCCGGGACAACGGACCTCCGACTATATCTACAATGTGCTGACGAAAATTACGTTTGTGGGGGCGATTTATCTGGCGGTCGTCTGCGTGATTCCCGAACTGTTGATTTATAAATTGAACGTGCCGTTTTACTTCGGAGGAACGTCTCTGCTGATCGTCATCGGGGTGGGGTTGGATACCGCTCAGCAGATCGAGTCGCACATGTTGATGCGCAATTATGAGGGCTTCTTGGGCAAGGGCATGGCGCCGTTGAGGGGGCGAAGCGGGTGA
- a CDS encoding adenylate kinase, whose amino-acid sequence MNLVFLGAPGVGKGTQADKLAVQSGMKKISTGDLLREAVRKGTELGREAKSYMDQGRLVPDSVVIGLVRETLAGSREGNGFILDGFPRTVPQAQALEQVLDEQGIRLDRVINFRASRDEIVKRLGGRRSCPTCQATFHLEFSPSQRGDLCDRCGGKLVQRNDDRQEAIETRLKVYDEQTAPLISFYEKKNMLSHLDSVGPIETVYENLTKVLAARNSA is encoded by the coding sequence ATGAACCTTGTGTTTCTCGGGGCGCCTGGCGTGGGCAAAGGAACGCAAGCCGATAAATTGGCGGTGCAGTCCGGTATGAAAAAAATCTCGACCGGTGATTTGCTTCGCGAGGCGGTTCGGAAGGGGACGGAACTGGGACGAGAGGCGAAGTCGTACATGGATCAAGGACGCCTCGTTCCCGATTCGGTCGTGATCGGTTTGGTCAGGGAAACATTGGCCGGTTCAAGAGAGGGGAACGGTTTTATTCTGGATGGCTTTCCTCGGACGGTCCCGCAAGCCCAAGCATTGGAACAAGTGCTCGACGAACAGGGAATTCGATTGGATCGCGTCATCAATTTTCGCGCGTCGAGGGATGAGATCGTCAAACGGCTCGGGGGACGTCGGAGCTGCCCGACCTGTCAAGCGACGTTTCACCTTGAGTTCTCGCCTTCGCAACGAGGCGATCTGTGCGATCGATGCGGTGGGAAACTCGTTCAGAGAAACGACGATCGGCAGGAGGCGATTGAAACGAGATTGAAGGTTTATGATGAGCAAACGGCTCCGCTCATCAGCTTCTATGAAAAGAAGAATATGTTGTCGCACCTCGACAGTGTGGGACCGATCGAGACGGTGTACGAAAATCTCACAAAGGTGCTGGCGGCCCGCAATTCGGCATGA
- the map gene encoding type I methionyl aminopeptidase, giving the protein MIILKTPAEIEIMTQASRVVAEALREVERAVSPGVSTEELDQIAEKEIRARGAVPAFKGYRNYPKTLCVSVNEQVVHGIPSKRKLKEGDIVGLDLGAIVGGFYGDSAVTVAVGRVSEEVLRLIRVTEEALYLGIEQAVVGNRISDISHAVQRHVESAGYSVVTEFVGHGIGRQLHEEPQVPNYGKPGQGPRLQSGMVLAIEPMVNMGGSAVRILDDRWTAVTVDGSLSAHFEHTIAVQPKGPAKILSRRPEAVV; this is encoded by the coding sequence ATGATCATTCTCAAAACGCCTGCTGAAATCGAAATCATGACACAGGCGTCGCGGGTGGTTGCCGAAGCGCTGCGGGAGGTGGAAAGGGCGGTGAGTCCCGGGGTCAGTACGGAGGAGCTTGATCAAATCGCCGAGAAGGAGATACGGGCACGGGGAGCCGTTCCGGCTTTCAAGGGCTATCGAAATTATCCCAAGACGCTGTGCGTGTCCGTAAACGAGCAGGTCGTTCATGGAATTCCATCGAAGCGCAAGTTGAAAGAGGGAGACATCGTCGGCTTGGATCTCGGAGCCATCGTCGGGGGGTTTTATGGCGATTCCGCAGTGACAGTGGCCGTCGGACGCGTCTCCGAGGAAGTCTTACGACTCATCCGGGTGACCGAAGAGGCGTTGTATTTGGGGATCGAACAGGCCGTCGTCGGCAACCGAATTTCCGATATTTCCCATGCGGTTCAACGTCATGTAGAATCGGCGGGATACTCGGTCGTTACGGAGTTCGTGGGGCACGGGATCGGCAGGCAGTTGCACGAAGAACCCCAGGTTCCGAATTACGGGAAGCCTGGGCAAGGGCCGCGCCTGCAAAGCGGAATGGTGCTTGCGATCGAGCCCATGGTGAACATGGGAGGAAGCGCGGTTCGCATACTCGACGATCGGTGGACGGCGGTGACGGTTGACGGCAGCTTATCCGCCCACTTTGAACACACCATTGCGGTACAACCTAAGGGTCCCGCCAAGATTTTGAGCCGGCGTCCCGAGGCGGTCGTCTAG
- the infA gene encoding translation initiation factor IF-1: MAKEDIIEVQGTVAETLPNAMFRVKLDNGHIILAHISGKMRMHFIRILPGDKVTVEMSPYDLTRGRITYRFK; the protein is encoded by the coding sequence GTGGCTAAAGAAGATATCATTGAAGTTCAAGGCACCGTGGCGGAAACGTTGCCCAACGCGATGTTTCGAGTGAAACTTGACAACGGGCATATCATCTTGGCGCATATCTCGGGAAAAATGCGGATGCATTTCATTCGTATCCTTCCCGGCGACAAGGTGACCGTGGAAATGTCGCCCTATGATTTGACGAGAGGGCGGATCACCTATCGATTTAAGTAG
- the rpmJ gene encoding 50S ribosomal protein L36, with product MKVKSSVKPICAKCRVVRRRGVVRVLCENPRHKQRQG from the coding sequence ATGAAAGTCAAATCATCGGTCAAGCCGATTTGTGCAAAATGCAGGGTCGTGCGGAGGCGGGGAGTCGTGCGGGTGCTCTGTGAGAATCCACGCCATAAGCAACGGCAAGGATGA
- the rpsM gene encoding 30S ribosomal protein S13: MARIAGVDLPRGKRIDIGLTYIYGIGRTSAQHILKAAGVDGAIRVKDLSEDKIVKLREIIEREYRVEGDLRKEVALNIKRLVDTGTYRGLRHRKGLPVRGQRTKTNARTRKGRRAGVGSRPRPAGGKTA, translated from the coding sequence ATGGCACGTATCGCGGGCGTTGATTTGCCGAGAGGGAAACGGATCGACATCGGGTTGACCTATATTTATGGGATCGGACGAACGTCCGCGCAACACATTCTCAAAGCGGCGGGAGTCGATGGGGCGATCCGCGTGAAAGATCTCAGCGAAGACAAGATCGTCAAGCTCCGAGAAATCATCGAGCGTGAATACCGTGTTGAGGGCGATCTTCGGAAAGAAGTCGCGTTGAACATCAAGCGTCTGGTCGATACGGGGACGTACCGTGGATTGCGTCATCGGAAGGGACTCCCCGTTCGAGGGCAACGGACGAAAACGAATGCCAGGACGCGCAAGGGACGACGAGCCGGAGTCGGAAGCAGGCCCAGGCCGGCCGGGGGGAAAACCGCGTAG
- the rpsK gene encoding 30S ribosomal protein S11 produces the protein MSVKKGKKKERRIVQSGIAHVQASFNNTIVTITDMSGNTVVWASAGNQGFKGSRKSTPFAAQRAGEAAARKAMECGMRQIDVYVNGPGSGRESAIRSLQGAGLRINLIRDVTPIPHNGCRPPKRRRV, from the coding sequence ATGAGCGTCAAAAAAGGGAAAAAGAAGGAGCGCCGGATCGTCCAAAGCGGAATCGCGCACGTTCAGGCTTCTTTCAACAACACGATCGTGACCATTACCGACATGAGCGGGAACACGGTGGTGTGGGCGAGCGCGGGCAATCAGGGATTTAAAGGGTCGAGGAAAAGCACTCCGTTCGCGGCGCAGCGAGCCGGCGAGGCGGCGGCTCGAAAGGCGATGGAATGCGGGATGCGGCAGATCGACGTGTACGTCAATGGTCCGGGATCGGGTCGTGAATCGGCGATTCGCTCGTTGCAGGGGGCTGGACTGCGAATCAATTTGATCAGAGACGTCACTCCCATTCCGCACAATGGGTGTCGTCCGCCAAAACGGCGGAGGGTATAG
- the rpsD gene encoding 30S ribosomal protein S4, which translates to MAKYRGPVCRLCRREGEKLFLKGARCMTEKCAIERRSYPPGQHGQGRQRTSDYSVQLREKQKLRRIYGLQERQFRGVFERAERQVGVTGAALLRLLECRLDNVAYRLGFGVSRKQARQIVNHGHLMINGKPVTVAGALVKAGDVIEVRERSRKLAVIQEAMETVESRGIPDWLELDKGAFKGIVRALPAKEQITVPVNEQMVVELYSR; encoded by the coding sequence GTGGCAAAGTATCGCGGTCCTGTGTGTCGGCTCTGCCGTCGAGAAGGGGAGAAGTTGTTTCTCAAGGGTGCGCGCTGCATGACGGAGAAGTGCGCCATTGAGCGGCGGAGCTATCCACCCGGCCAACACGGACAAGGCAGGCAGCGGACTTCCGACTACAGCGTGCAATTGCGGGAAAAACAGAAACTGCGGCGCATCTATGGTCTTCAAGAAAGACAGTTCCGCGGCGTATTTGAACGCGCCGAGCGGCAGGTCGGTGTGACGGGCGCCGCGTTGCTCCGTTTGCTCGAGTGCCGTCTCGACAACGTGGCCTATCGATTGGGGTTCGGTGTTTCGCGAAAGCAGGCGCGCCAAATCGTCAATCACGGCCATCTGATGATAAACGGGAAACCCGTGACGGTCGCGGGAGCACTAGTGAAAGCGGGCGACGTCATCGAAGTTCGTGAACGAAGCCGGAAACTCGCCGTGATCCAAGAAGCAATGGAGACCGTCGAGAGCCGCGGAATTCCGGATTGGCTCGAACTGGACAAGGGAGCCTTTAAGGGAATTGTCCGTGCATTGCCGGCCAAGGAGCAGATCACGGTGCCCGTGAACGAACAAATGGTTGTGGAGTTGTATTCCAGGTAG
- a CDS encoding DNA-directed RNA polymerase subunit alpha: MIKAMKDFQIPMRVEVDKDTLSPTYGRFTTEAFERGFGTTIGNALRRVLLSSLTGAAVTMVKIEGVVHEFSTIPGVTEDVTAIILNIKSLRLALHTDKPKTIRLKKTGPGEAKGSDIVHDADVTVLTPDLHIATLDKDATLDIEMTVKHGRGYVPAERNKEEGLPIGVIAIDSIFSPIRRVNFHVENARVGRMTDYDKLTMEIWTDATIAPRDALSTAAGILREHLDIFINPEERGEGKPEAGREETQREVNKHLSRSVNELELSVRAANCLKNANIKTIGDLVQKTEGEMLRTKNFGKKSLNEIKEILAEMGLSLGTKLDAGQSHNGGPKSE; this comes from the coding sequence ATGATCAAGGCGATGAAAGACTTTCAGATCCCGATGCGGGTGGAAGTCGACAAAGATACGCTGTCCCCGACATATGGTCGGTTCACAACCGAAGCCTTCGAACGGGGGTTTGGAACCACGATCGGAAACGCGTTACGGCGCGTCTTGCTGTCGTCTCTGACGGGCGCCGCCGTCACGATGGTAAAGATCGAAGGAGTGGTGCACGAGTTTTCGACGATCCCGGGGGTGACGGAAGACGTTACAGCGATCATTCTGAACATCAAAAGCCTGAGATTGGCGTTGCACACGGACAAGCCGAAAACGATTCGTCTCAAAAAGACGGGACCCGGCGAGGCGAAAGGCTCCGATATCGTTCACGATGCGGACGTGACCGTTCTGACGCCGGATCTGCATATCGCGACGCTCGATAAAGATGCCACGCTGGATATTGAAATGACGGTCAAACATGGGCGTGGGTACGTTCCCGCCGAGCGCAATAAAGAAGAGGGACTGCCGATCGGCGTGATTGCGATCGATTCCATTTTTTCTCCGATTAGACGCGTCAATTTCCACGTCGAAAACGCGCGGGTGGGCCGCATGACCGACTACGATAAACTGACCATGGAAATCTGGACCGATGCGACCATCGCTCCGCGCGACGCCCTGTCTACCGCCGCCGGCATCCTCCGCGAGCATTTGGACATTTTCATCAATCCCGAGGAGCGTGGTGAGGGGAAACCCGAAGCCGGTCGCGAGGAGACTCAGCGCGAAGTCAACAAACATCTCTCCCGCAGCGTGAACGAACTGGAGCTGTCGGTGCGCGCGGCGAATTGTTTGAAAAACGCCAACATCAAGACCATCGGGGATCTCGTGCAGAAAACCGAGGGGGAAATGTTGCGGACCAAGAATTTCGGGAAGAAGTCCCTCAACGAAATCAAGGAAATCTTGGCGGAAATGGGGCTCTCGCTCGGTACGAAATTGGATGCGGGGCAATCTCACAACGGCGGCCCGAAGTCGGAGTGA
- the rplQ gene encoding 50S ribosomal protein L17: MRHRKKGRQLGRKTKHRWALFRNLVTALLDHERIETTQAKAKEIRGFADRMISLGKEGTLPARRRALGFLRSKTVVSKLFGDVAERFKDRPGGYTRIVKTRRRVGDGGEMVAIELVARAEAAASKKSSDSPSQSSTGGSEKTA; encoded by the coding sequence GTGCGACATAGAAAAAAAGGCCGACAACTCGGAAGGAAGACCAAGCATCGATGGGCGTTGTTTCGCAATCTCGTCACGGCGTTGCTCGATCATGAACGGATCGAGACCACCCAGGCAAAAGCCAAGGAGATCAGAGGGTTCGCCGACCGCATGATCTCTTTGGGCAAGGAGGGGACGTTGCCTGCCAGGCGCCGTGCCCTCGGGTTTCTGCGTAGCAAGACCGTCGTGTCAAAATTGTTCGGCGACGTTGCCGAGCGGTTCAAGGATCGTCCGGGCGGCTACACCAGGATCGTCAAGACGCGCCGGCGAGTGGGAGATGGGGGGGAGATGGTGGCCATCGAGCTTGTGGCTCGCGCGGAAGCGGCCGCGTCCAAGAAGTCTTCGGACTCACCGTCTCAATCTTCGACGGGAGGATCGGAAAAGACCGCATAG
- the lptC gene encoding LPS export ABC transporter periplasmic protein LptC translates to MWQRIMRRVLLAVSGALSVFLVYVLAMNAESVPPPDQKTTMNAMERADAAISEFVFTQSNKDDVEWKISAKQARLFEQEKQALLNDVDVTLYGENGRELTVSGEEGTFHIATKSFSLSNKAVPLVVETRGGYTIYTNHLAWANDRKEVSTRDAVRIVGHGIEVTGRGFLGRLDAEEFEVLDDVRVALTPAS, encoded by the coding sequence ATGTGGCAGCGAATCATGAGAAGGGTGTTGCTGGCCGTCAGCGGGGCCCTGTCGGTTTTTCTCGTCTATGTTCTTGCCATGAACGCAGAGTCGGTTCCTCCGCCCGATCAAAAGACGACGATGAATGCGATGGAGCGCGCGGATGCGGCAATTTCCGAGTTCGTGTTTACGCAGTCGAACAAAGACGATGTGGAATGGAAAATTTCGGCCAAACAGGCGCGGTTGTTCGAGCAAGAGAAGCAAGCGCTATTGAACGACGTCGACGTCACGCTGTACGGGGAAAACGGCAGGGAGCTCACTGTGTCGGGAGAAGAAGGCACATTTCATATCGCGACGAAAAGTTTTTCTTTGTCGAACAAAGCAGTTCCCCTTGTCGTCGAGACGAGAGGGGGATATACGATCTACACCAATCATTTGGCATGGGCCAACGACAGAAAGGAAGTCTCCACGCGCGATGCCGTTCGCATTGTGGGACATGGGATCGAGGTGACCGGGCGCGGGTTTCTCGGACGGTTGGATGCGGAAGAGTTTGAGGTATTGGACGATGTACGTGTCGCTCTTACTCCTGCTTCTTAG